A stretch of the Vigna radiata var. radiata cultivar VC1973A chromosome 7, Vradiata_ver6, whole genome shotgun sequence genome encodes the following:
- the LOC106769234 gene encoding B2 protein: MENNQSFWQFSDQLRLQTSNFANLSLNDSIWSNSYVSKRRDERINFDIKVGGEINSFKSKESASDFKDNMNGSFLAMTYNNNNLNLNHNNNNILGVGLDAGVGLNGGFNKGIYSKPAFSNLNTNINLNINPKGHKGKAEDDLLHPPKSSKKNNNPNKKHDSNNSPGNNDNGKDSKAAADKRFKTLPPSESLPRNETIGGYIFVCNNDTMAENLKRQLFGLPPRYRDSVRAITPGLPLFLYNYSTHQLHGIFEAAGFGGTNIDPTAWEDKKCPGESRFPAQVRVITRKTCEPLEEDSFRPILHHYDGPKFRLELNVPEALSLLDIFAEQDTFNDTFKAFDA; encoded by the exons ATGGAGAATAATCAGTCTTTTTGGCAATTCAGTGACCAGCTGCGTTTGCAGACATCCAATTTCGCAAACCTCTCTCTGAATGATTCGATTTGGAGCAACAGCTACGTGTCCAAGAGGCGTGATGAAAGGATTAATTTTGACATCAAAGTGGGTGGTGAGATCAACTCTTTCAAGTCAAAGGAGTCTGCTTCTGATTTCAAGGATAACATGAACGGATCTTTTCTTGCCATGacttacaacaacaacaacctcaACCTCAaccacaacaataacaacattctGGGTGTTGGTCTGGATGCTGGGGTGGGTCTCAATGGAGGCTTCAACAAGGGAATTTACTCCAAACCTGCCTTTTCCAATCTTAACACCAACATTAACCTCAATATCAATCCTAAGGGACACAAGGGTAAGGCCGAAGATGACCTTCTTCACCCTCCCAAATCTTCCAAGAAAAACAACAACCCCAACAAGAAACACGACAGTAACAACAGCCCCGGCAACAATGATAACGGCAAGGATTCCAAGGCTGCTGCCGACAAGAGATTCAAAACACTGCCACCGTCGGAGTCTCTTCCTAGGAATGAAACCATTGGAGGCTACATCTTCGTTTGCAACAATGACACCATGGCTGAAAATCTCAAGAGGCAACTCTTCG gTCTGCCACCACGATACAGAGATTCTGTTCGGGCCATTACTCCAGGGTTGCCCCTTTTCCTTTACAACTATTCCACTCACCAACTCCATGGAATCTTTGAG GCTGCAGGTTTTGGAGGAACAAACATTGATCCAACGGCTTGGGAGGATAAGAAATGCCCCGGTGAATCTCGTTTCCCTGCTCAG GTGAGAGTGATCACAAGGAAAACATGTGAACCACTAGAGGAGGACTCATTCAGACCAATCCTTCACCACTATGATGGTCCCAAGTTTCGTCTTGAGCTGAACGTGCCTGag GCCTTGTCTCTGCTCGATATTTTTGCTGAACAAGATACTTTCAACGATACTTTCAAGGCTTTCGATGCATAA
- the LOC106765694 gene encoding uncharacterized protein At3g28850, with the protein MGCASSKGVDVAAVPYRPAPTSFAVFDINAIEEPWLKHLNETSTQIHQDKTPLPAPILHKLNMLDATDAPQSWEEVSKTLQDLKPVITKPPTTSPPPQPQPQPPQKTNSFHTLEELDSKLKPKPQAKEPDAAKPETVKPVVANVNVARGSKLKDNVFIVRDRLEREKEEKESAFERLRRDPLSAFPEKCPPGGSETVVVYTTSLRGVRKTYEDCNRVRDVLETHRVVFDERDVSLHGEFLREVKELAGEAVALPRVFVKGRYVGGLEELVELNETGRLGRILRATRVERGIGRQTCGGCGGARFVPCLDCGGSCKVVVDGIDKQRCPKCNENGLVHCPSCI; encoded by the coding sequence ATGGGGTGTGCTTCCTCTAAGGGTGTGGATGTGGCAGCGGTCCCTTACCGGCCGGCGCCGACGAGCTTCGCGGTGTTCGACATAAACGCGATCGAGGAGCCATGGCTGAAGCACCTGAACGAGACCTCCACCCAAATCCACCAAGACAAAACCCCTCTCCCCGCTCCTATCCTCCACAAACTCAACATGCTCGACGCCACCGACGCCCCTCAATCATGGGAGGAGGTCAGCAAAACACTCCAAGACCTCAAACCCGTCATCACCAAACCACCTACCACCTCGCCACCTCCGCAACCTCAACCTCAACCTCCGCAAAAAACTAACTCCTTCCACACACTCGAAGAGTTAGACTCCAAGTTAAAGCCCAAGCCCCAAGCAAAAGAGCCCGACGCAGCGAAGCCCGAAACAGTAAAACCCGTTGTGGCTAACGTGAACGTGGCTCGAGGGAGCAAGTTGAAGGACAACGTGTTCATAGTGCGGGACAGGTTggagagagagaaggaggagaaggagTCGGCGTTCGAGCGGCTTCGGAGGGATCCACTGAGCGCGTTTCCGGAGAAGTGTCCGCCGGGGGGGAGCGAGACGGTGGTGGTGTACACGACGTCGTTGCGGGGCGTGAGGAAGACGTACGAGGACTGCAACAGGGTGCGCGACGTGCTGGAGACGCACCGCGTGGTGTTCGACGAGCGCGACGTGTCGCTGCACGGGGAGTTTCTCCGGGAGGTGAAGGAGCTGGCGGGAGAGGCGGTGGCGCTGCCGCGGGTGTTCGTGAAGGGTAGGTATGTGGGGGGCTTGGAGGAGTTGGTGGAGCTGAACGAAACGGGTAGGCTGGGGAGGATACTGAGGGCCACACGTGTGGAGAGGGGTATCGGGAGGCAAACGTGTGGAGGATGTGGTGGGGCCCGGTTTGTGCCCTGTTTGGATTGTGGTGGAAGTTGCAAAGTTGTGGTGGATGGAATAGACAAACAGAGGTGTCCCAAGTGTAATGAGAATGGCTTGGTTCATTGCCCTTCTTGTATTTGA